The sequence CGCCATGTACTTCCTCGGCTTCTCCATCAACAACCTGACGCTGATGGCGCTGACCATCGCCACCGGTTTCGTGGTGGACGACGCCATCGTGGTGATCGAGAACATCTCGCGCTACATCGAGAAAGGGGAAAAACCGCTCGACGCCGCGCTGAAAGGCGCCGGCGAGATCGGCTTCACCATCATCTCGCTGACCTTCTCGCTGGTGGCGGTGCTGATCCCGCTGCTGTTCATGGGCGACATCGTCGGCCGCCTGTTCCGCGAGTTCGCCGTCACGCTGGCGGTGGCGATTTTGATCTCCGCCGTGGTGTCGCTGACGCTGACGCCGATGATGTGCGCGCGCATGCTCAGCCACGAATCGCTGCGCAAGCAGAACCGGTTTTCCGCCGCCTCCGAACGCTTTTTCGACCGGGTGATCGCGCGATACGGCCAGTGGCTGAAAACGGTGCTTAATCATCCCTGGCTGACGCTCGGCGTGGCCGTCGGCACCCTGGCGCTGACGGTATTGCTGTACCTGCTGATCCCGAAAGGCTTCTTCCCGGTGCAGGACAACGGCATCATTCAGGGCACGCTGGAAGCGCCGCAGAGCGTCTCGTTCAGCAATATGGCCGAGCGCCAGCAGCAGGTCGCGGCACAGATCCTCAAGGATCCGGCGGTGGAGAGCCTGACGTCGTTCGTCGGCGTCGACGGCAGCAACGCCACGCTCAACAGCGGCCGGCTGCAGATCAATCTGAAGCCGCTGAGCGAACGCAGCGAGCGCATTCCGGCGATCATCAGCCGCCTGCAGCAACAAACGGCGCAGTTCCCCGGCGTGAAGCTGTATCTGCAGCCGGTGCAGGATCTGACCATCGATACCCAGGTCAGCCGCACCCAGTACCAGTTCACTCTGCAGGCGATGTCGCTGGACGATCTCAGCCTGTGGGTGCCGCAGCTGATGGATGAGCTGAAGCAAACCCCGCAGTTGGCGGACGTCACCAGCGACTGGCAGGATCAGGGGCTGGTGGCCTACGTCAACGTCGATCGCGATTCGGCCTCCCGCCTCGGCGTCACCATGAGCGACGTGGACAATGCGCTGTACAACGCGTTCGGCCAGCGCCTGATCTCCACCATCTACACCCAGGCCAACCAATACCGCGTGGTGCTGGAGCACGACGTCAGCGCGATGCCGGGGCTGGCGGCGCTCAATGAGATCCGTCTGAGCGGCAACGACGGCGCCGTGGTGCCGCTGAGCGCCATCGCCAAAATCGAAGAGCGCTTCGGCCCGCTGTCGGTCAACCATCTCGACCAGTTCCCGTCGGCCACCGTTTCGTTCAACGTCGCCGACGGCTACTCGCTCGGCGAGGCGGTGGACGCGGTCACCCAGGCGGAAGAAAATCTCAACATGCCGAGGGACATCACCACCCAATTCCAGGGGGCGACCTTAGCCTTCCAGGCGGCGCTCGGCAGCACGCTGTGGCTGATTTTAGCGGCGGTGGTGGCGATGTACATCGTGCTGGGCGTGCTGTATGAAAGCTTCATTCATCCGGTCACCATCCTCTCCACCCTGCCGACCGCCGGGGTCGGCGCGCTGCTCGCGCTGATGATGGCCGGCAGCGAGCTGGACGTGATCGCCATCATCGGCATCATCCTGCTGATCGGCATCGTGAAGAAGAACGCCATCATGATGATCGACTTCGCGCT comes from Serratia sarumanii and encodes:
- a CDS encoding MdtB/MuxB family multidrug efflux RND transporter permease subunit translates to MQVMPPNPGGGPSRLFILRPVATTLLMVAILLAGIIGYRALPVSALPEVDYPTIQVVTLYPGASPDVVTSAITAPLERQFGQMSGLKQMASQSSGGASVVTLQFQLALPLDVAEQEVQAAINSATNLLPTDLPYPPIYSKVNPADPPILTLAVTSTAMPMTQVEDMVETRVAQKISQVTGVGLVTLAGGQRPAVRVKLNAAAVAAYGLNSETIRAAISNANVNSAKGSLDGPTRSVTLSANDQMKSADDYRQLIVAYQNGAAIRLQDIATIEQGAENTRLAAWANKQQAIVLNIQRQPGVNVITTADSIREMLPTLIKSLPKSVDVKVLTDRTTTIRASVSDVQFELLLAIALVVMVIYVFLRNVPATIIPSVAVPLSLVGTFAAMYFLGFSINNLTLMALTIATGFVVDDAIVVIENISRYIEKGEKPLDAALKGAGEIGFTIISLTFSLVAVLIPLLFMGDIVGRLFREFAVTLAVAILISAVVSLTLTPMMCARMLSHESLRKQNRFSAASERFFDRVIARYGQWLKTVLNHPWLTLGVAVGTLALTVLLYLLIPKGFFPVQDNGIIQGTLEAPQSVSFSNMAERQQQVAAQILKDPAVESLTSFVGVDGSNATLNSGRLQINLKPLSERSERIPAIISRLQQQTAQFPGVKLYLQPVQDLTIDTQVSRTQYQFTLQAMSLDDLSLWVPQLMDELKQTPQLADVTSDWQDQGLVAYVNVDRDSASRLGVTMSDVDNALYNAFGQRLISTIYTQANQYRVVLEHDVSAMPGLAALNEIRLSGNDGAVVPLSAIAKIEERFGPLSVNHLDQFPSATVSFNVADGYSLGEAVDAVTQAEENLNMPRDITTQFQGATLAFQAALGSTLWLILAAVVAMYIVLGVLYESFIHPVTILSTLPTAGVGALLALMMAGSELDVIAIIGIILLIGIVKKNAIMMIDFALAAEREQGLSPRDAIYQACLLRFRPILMTTLAALLGALPLMLSTGVGAELRHPLGVCMVGGLIMSQILTLFTTPVIYLLFDKLARNTHRQPDTQELP